From a single Mangifera indica cultivar Alphonso chromosome 19, CATAS_Mindica_2.1, whole genome shotgun sequence genomic region:
- the LOC123203222 gene encoding uncharacterized protein LOC123203222 isoform X1, whose product MMLAQFPPSTRNCSISLKLASLNSPSFAKPNSKFILGTGTRRNTWNSRALNLTLAKAEGSVDSNAAKQPTSASPPFNNQETVFVTQENVPLEGVIQFDKPDFSSRINKWGRVALLAGGDVLALFLFSAIGRFSHGFLVFDIETLRTADPFIAGWFLSAYFLGGYSEDGRGMNGVSKAVLAAAKSWALGIPLGLIIRAVLTGHIPTYTFILVTLGSTAALLIGWRALLFSFLPNDNCKNNDVYRRGNPFELFEVLHLLRRYLGEYVHGLSVEALRISVWKGDVVLKDLNLKAEALNSLKLPVIVKAGFVGTVTLKVAIINLVTN is encoded by the exons ATGATGCTGGCCCAATTTCCTCCATCTACTCGAAATTGCTCTATCAGTCTTAAACTAGCAAGCCTCAATTCACCTTCGTTCGCCAAACCAAACTCCAAATTCATCCTTGGAACTGGAACTAGAAGAAACACTTGGAATTCTAGAGCTCTCAATCTCACCCTTGCAAAAGCCGAGGGAAGTGTTGACTCTAATGCCGCCAAACAACCCACTTCAGCTTCTCCTCCTTTTAACAATCAGGAAACAGTTTTTGTCACACAAGAGAATGTTCCCCTAGAAGGCGTTATCCAGTTCGATAAACCCGATTTCTCTTCCCGCATAAACAAATGGGG TCGCGTGGCTCTGCTTGCTGGTGGAGATGTGTTGGCTTTGTTTCTCTTTTCTGCAATCGGAAGATTTAGTCATGGGTTCTTAGTTTTTGACATCGAAACACTGCGTACAGCTGACCCTTTTATTGCCG GCTGGTTCTTGAGTGCCTACTTTCTTGGGGGTTATTCTGAGGACGGTCGTGGAATGAATGGTGTCTCTAAGGCTGTTTTGGCTGCTGCTAAGTCCTGGGCTTTAGGGATTCCA CTAGGATTAATTATAAGGGCAGTACTGACAGGCCATATTCCAACATATACCTTCATCTTAGTGACATTGGGTAGTACTGCTGCTCTACTTATTGGATGGAGAGCACTGTTGTTCAGCTTTCTTCCCAATGATAACTGCAAGAACAATGATGTTTACCGTCGTGGCAACCCATTTGAATTATTTGAG GTTCTGCATTTGCTTCGAAGATATTTGGGTGAATATGTCCATGGACTTTCTGTGGAGGCTTTAAGAATCAGTGTTTGGAAAG GTGATGTGGTTTTgaaagatttgaatttgaaggcgGAGGCACTAAATTCTTTAAAGCTCCCTGTGATTGTCAAAGCTGGTTTTGTTGGTACCGTAACATTGAAGGTGGCTATCATCAATCTTGTAACTAATTGA
- the LOC123203222 gene encoding uncharacterized protein LOC123203222 isoform X3 — MMLAQFPPSTRNCSISLKLASLNSPSFAKPNSKFILGTGTRRNTWNSRALNLTLAKAEGSVDSNAAKQPTSASPPFNNQETVFVTQENVPLEGVIQFDKPDFSSRINKWGRVALLAGGDVLALFLFSAIGRFSHGFLVFDIETLRTADPFIAGWFLSAYFLGGYSEDGRGMNGVSKAVLAAAKSWALGIPVLHLLRRYLGEYVHGLSVEALRISVWKGDVVLKDLNLKAEALNSLKLPVIVKAGFVGTVTLKVAIINLVTN, encoded by the exons ATGATGCTGGCCCAATTTCCTCCATCTACTCGAAATTGCTCTATCAGTCTTAAACTAGCAAGCCTCAATTCACCTTCGTTCGCCAAACCAAACTCCAAATTCATCCTTGGAACTGGAACTAGAAGAAACACTTGGAATTCTAGAGCTCTCAATCTCACCCTTGCAAAAGCCGAGGGAAGTGTTGACTCTAATGCCGCCAAACAACCCACTTCAGCTTCTCCTCCTTTTAACAATCAGGAAACAGTTTTTGTCACACAAGAGAATGTTCCCCTAGAAGGCGTTATCCAGTTCGATAAACCCGATTTCTCTTCCCGCATAAACAAATGGGG TCGCGTGGCTCTGCTTGCTGGTGGAGATGTGTTGGCTTTGTTTCTCTTTTCTGCAATCGGAAGATTTAGTCATGGGTTCTTAGTTTTTGACATCGAAACACTGCGTACAGCTGACCCTTTTATTGCCG GCTGGTTCTTGAGTGCCTACTTTCTTGGGGGTTATTCTGAGGACGGTCGTGGAATGAATGGTGTCTCTAAGGCTGTTTTGGCTGCTGCTAAGTCCTGGGCTTTAGGGATTCCA GTTCTGCATTTGCTTCGAAGATATTTGGGTGAATATGTCCATGGACTTTCTGTGGAGGCTTTAAGAATCAGTGTTTGGAAAG GTGATGTGGTTTTgaaagatttgaatttgaaggcgGAGGCACTAAATTCTTTAAAGCTCCCTGTGATTGTCAAAGCTGGTTTTGTTGGTACCGTAACATTGAAGGTGGCTATCATCAATCTTGTAACTAATTGA
- the LOC123203222 gene encoding uncharacterized protein LOC123203222 isoform X2, translated as MMLAQFPPSTRNCSISLKLASLNSPSFAKPNSKFILGTGTRRNTWNSRALNLTLAKAEGSVDSNAAKQPTSASPPFNNQETVFVTQENVPLEGVIQFDKPDFSSRINKWGRVALLAGGDVLALFLFSAIGRFSHGFLVFDIETLRTADPFIAGWFLSAYFLGGYSEDGRGMNGVSKAVLAAAKSWALGIPLGLIIRAVLTGHIPTYTFILVTLGSTAALLIGWRALLFSFLPNDNCKNNDVYRRGNPFELFELLTSLVRRW; from the exons ATGATGCTGGCCCAATTTCCTCCATCTACTCGAAATTGCTCTATCAGTCTTAAACTAGCAAGCCTCAATTCACCTTCGTTCGCCAAACCAAACTCCAAATTCATCCTTGGAACTGGAACTAGAAGAAACACTTGGAATTCTAGAGCTCTCAATCTCACCCTTGCAAAAGCCGAGGGAAGTGTTGACTCTAATGCCGCCAAACAACCCACTTCAGCTTCTCCTCCTTTTAACAATCAGGAAACAGTTTTTGTCACACAAGAGAATGTTCCCCTAGAAGGCGTTATCCAGTTCGATAAACCCGATTTCTCTTCCCGCATAAACAAATGGGG TCGCGTGGCTCTGCTTGCTGGTGGAGATGTGTTGGCTTTGTTTCTCTTTTCTGCAATCGGAAGATTTAGTCATGGGTTCTTAGTTTTTGACATCGAAACACTGCGTACAGCTGACCCTTTTATTGCCG GCTGGTTCTTGAGTGCCTACTTTCTTGGGGGTTATTCTGAGGACGGTCGTGGAATGAATGGTGTCTCTAAGGCTGTTTTGGCTGCTGCTAAGTCCTGGGCTTTAGGGATTCCA CTAGGATTAATTATAAGGGCAGTACTGACAGGCCATATTCCAACATATACCTTCATCTTAGTGACATTGGGTAGTACTGCTGCTCTACTTATTGGATGGAGAGCACTGTTGTTCAGCTTTCTTCCCAATGATAACTGCAAGAACAATGATGTTTACCGTCGTGGCAACCCATTTGAATTATTTGAG TTGCTGACATCGTTGGTACGAAGGTGGTAA
- the LOC123203587 gene encoding growth-regulating factor 1-like, with product MDFGMVGFDALIGSDTSSFASLVSDPVNKDKWSGSNGLLKQERSGNNEDDWRSSKVGKSDDFSASKAMLLQQRNDSLLRSNYTLFDGQQDQKMLSFSSPKSDSLSLYRSSENVTLPYYQLASSAYGRNTGYNCGSFNGANIHGVLAAARGPFTPSQRMELEHQALIYKYITANVPIPSNLLVPIRKAFDSTGFSSFSAGLLRPNTIGWGSFHLGFSNNTDPEPGRCRRTDGKKWRCSRDAVADQKYCERHMNRGRHRSRKPVEGQSGHSAVATTTSNSSKLIPTTSSVMGPTGGGGASSSLATEHQQQLKTLQPGGVSNLPAAAPMNKILLNKDIADERKQDSPGLSMLSPVIDLKFKENSFFMSKQQIPFEESSRSEFGFFSSNSLLNPSHTSPLMTCRNFGSSQDLTDQETETQHSLRQFMDEWPKNQVNRSAISWPEIDMQSDRTQLSISIPVTSSDFMSSTPSPNNDKVTLSPLRLSREFDPVQMGLGVGSVLNEPSQRQANWIPIIWESSMGGPLGEVLHNTNNTNAITNCKNPSSLNLMSEDWDNSPRLSPTGVLQKTAFGSVSNSSSGSSPRAENNKTREGASLCNELLG from the exons ATGGATTTTGGGATGGTTGGGTTTGACGCGTTAATAGGTTCAGATACAAGTAGTTTTGCTTCTCTTGTTTCAGATCCTGTAAACAAGGACAAATGGTCTGGATCTAATGGGCTACTGAAGCAGGAGCGATCCGGTAACAATGAAGATGACTGGAGGAGTTCGAAAGTGGGTAAAAGTGATGATTTTTCAGCCTCCAAGGCAATGTTGCTTCAGCAGAGAAACGACTCTTTACTGAGATCTAATTACACTCTCTTTGATGGTCAACAAGATCAAAAGATGCTCAGTTTCTCTTCTCCAAAATCAGATTCTCTTTCGCTGTATAGAAGCTCTGAAAATGTTACATTGCCTTACTATCAACTTGCATCGTCTGCTTATGGTAGAAACACAG GTTACAATTGCGGAAGCTTCAATGGTGCAAATATACATGGGGTTTTAGCGGCTGCCAGGGGACCATTCACTCCATCACAGCGGATGGAACTAGAACACCAGGCTTTGATCTACAAATATATTACTGCAAATGTGCCGATACCCTCGAACCTTCTCGTCCCTATCCGAAAAGCTTTTGATTCTACTGGCTTTTCTAGCTTTTCAGCCGGCCTTCTCCGACCCAATACAA TTGGATGGGGTTCATTCCATTTGGGATTCTCGAACAACACTGATCCTGAACCTGGAAGGTGTCGGAGAACTGATGGGAAGAAATGGCGGTGTTCAAGAGATGCAGTTGCTGATCAGAAGTACTGTGAGCGGCACATGAATAGGGGCCGCCATCGTTCAAGAAAGCCTGTGGAAGGCCAGTCAGGCCATTCCGCCGTTGCCACTACCACCTCCAACTCTTCCAAGTTGATTCCCACCACCTCTTCCGTGATGGGCCCTACTGGTGGCGGCGGTGCATCCAGCAGTCTTGCCACTGAGCACCAACAACAGCTCAAAACTTTGCAGCCTGGTGGTGTATCTAATCTCCCTGCAGCTGCACCCATGAATAA GATTCTTCTAAATAAAGACATTGCGGATGAGAGAAAACAAGATTCGCCGGGGTTGTCAATGCTGTCTCCTgttatagatttaaaatttaaggagaACTCTTTCTTTATGTCAAAACAGCAAATCCCATTTGAAGAATCTTCACGGTCtgagtttggatttttttcGTCCAACTCCCTACTGAACCCTTCACATACAAGTCCATTGATGACTTGCAGAAACTTTGGTTCTTCTCAGGACCTGACTGACCAAGAAACCGAAACGCAGCATTCCCTTCGCCAATTCATGGATGAATGGCCTAAAAATCAGGTTAATCGATCAGCCATTTCCTGGCCTGAGATTGATATGCAGTCAGATAGAACCCAACTGTCCATTTCTATCCCCGTGACTTCGTCAGATTTCATGTCTTCCACTCCATCTCCCAACAATGATAAAGTCACACTATCACCACTCCGATTGTCGCGGGAGTTTGATCCAGTACAGATGGGACTGGGAGTGGGCAGTGTCCTCAATGAACCAAGCCAAAGGCAAGCGAATTGGATTCCGATCATCTGGGAATCTTCAATGGGAGGTCCTCTTGGTGAGGTTTTGCACAATACAAATAACACTAATGCCATAACCAACTGCAAGAACCCATCATCACTAAACCTCATGAGCGAGGACTGGGATAATAGTCCTCGACTATCTCCAACTGGAGTTTTACAGAAGACTGCATTTGGTTCAGTTTCAAATAGCAGTTCGGGTAGCAGCCCAAGAGCAGAGAACAACAAAACTCGTGAAGGTGCTAGCTTGTGCAATGAACTCCTTGGCTAA